In a genomic window of Streptomyces roseoviridis:
- a CDS encoding pitrilysin family protein: MPMGHTATAETGSGGLTATEHRLSNGLRVVLSEDHLTPVAAVCLWYDVGSRHEVKGRTGLAHLFEHLMFQGSKQVHGNGHFELVQGAGGSLNGTTSFERTNYFETMPAHQLELALWLEADRMGSLLAALDDESMENQRDVVKNERRQRYDNVPYGTAFERLTALAYPEGHPYHHTPIGSMADLDAATLEDARNFFRTYYAPNNAVLSVVGDIDPEQTLAWVEKYFGSIPGHDGKPEPRDGSLPDVIGGQLREVVEEEVPARALMAAYRLPHDGTRACDAADLALTILGGGESSRLHNRLVRRDRTAVAAGFGLLRLAGAPSLGWLDVKTSGGVEVPRIEAAVDEELARFAADGPTPEEMERAQAQLEREWLDRLGTVAGRADELCRYAVLFGDPQLALTAVNRVLDVTADEVREVAAARLRPDNRAVLVYEPVSGEQSDSDEEEGADQ, translated from the coding sequence ATGCCCATGGGTCACACGGCCACGGCCGAGACCGGCTCCGGCGGCCTGACAGCGACCGAGCACCGGCTGTCCAACGGCCTGCGCGTGGTGCTCTCCGAGGACCACCTGACCCCGGTCGCCGCGGTCTGCCTCTGGTACGACGTCGGCTCGCGCCACGAGGTGAAGGGCCGCACCGGCCTCGCCCACCTCTTCGAGCACCTGATGTTCCAGGGCTCGAAGCAGGTCCACGGCAACGGCCACTTCGAGCTGGTGCAGGGCGCCGGAGGCTCGCTCAACGGCACGACGAGCTTCGAGCGCACCAACTACTTCGAGACCATGCCCGCCCACCAGCTGGAGCTCGCGCTGTGGCTGGAGGCGGACCGCATGGGCTCGCTGCTCGCCGCCCTCGACGACGAGTCCATGGAGAACCAGCGGGACGTCGTCAAGAACGAGCGCCGCCAGCGCTACGACAACGTGCCCTACGGCACCGCCTTCGAGCGGCTGACCGCCCTCGCGTACCCCGAGGGCCACCCGTACCACCACACGCCGATCGGCTCGATGGCCGACCTGGACGCCGCCACCCTGGAAGACGCCCGGAACTTCTTCCGCACCTATTACGCGCCGAACAACGCGGTGCTCTCGGTCGTCGGCGACATCGACCCGGAGCAGACCCTCGCCTGGGTGGAGAAGTACTTCGGCTCCATCCCCGGCCACGACGGCAAGCCCGAGCCGCGCGACGGCTCGCTGCCCGACGTCATCGGCGGACAGCTGCGCGAGGTCGTCGAGGAGGAGGTCCCGGCCCGCGCGCTGATGGCCGCCTACCGGCTCCCGCACGACGGCACGCGCGCGTGCGACGCGGCCGACCTCGCCCTGACCATCCTCGGCGGCGGCGAGTCCTCCCGCCTCCACAACCGCCTGGTCCGCCGCGACCGCACCGCCGTCGCCGCCGGCTTCGGCCTGCTGCGCCTCGCCGGCGCGCCGTCGCTGGGCTGGCTGGACGTCAAGACCTCCGGCGGCGTCGAGGTGCCGCGGATCGAGGCCGCCGTCGACGAGGAGCTCGCCCGCTTCGCCGCCGACGGCCCGACGCCCGAGGAGATGGAGCGCGCCCAGGCCCAGTTGGAGCGCGAGTGGCTGGACCGGCTCGGCACGGTCGCGGGCCGCGCCGACGAACTGTGCCGGTACGCCGTGCTCTTCGGCGACCCGCAGCTCGCCCTGACAGCCGTGAACCGGGTCCTCGACGTCACCGCCGACGAGGTGCGCGAGGTCGCCGCGGCCCGGCTGCGCCCGGACAACCGCGCCGTCCTGGTCTACGAGCCGGTGTCCGGCGAACAGAGCGACAGCGACGAGGAAGAGGGAGCGGACCAGTGA